Below is a genomic region from Spirosoma radiotolerans.
TCGATGGTGCCATTGAGCGGAATACGCGTGGCTACCTGATCGCGCTTTTGATTTTTAAAAATGGCCGTTCCCGCCTGTGCAACCAGCTCTGTAAAAAACTTTCCGATAGATCGGCCCTCGTGTTCGTCAAGCTTGAAGATCTGCATGCCCTTCGTGAGTGGCTTCAGATAGCCATTGAGTTTGCTGTTGAGCATGGCCATCTCGCTGTATACACTGACGGTTCCGCGCTCGAAATCAAGGTTGGCATAGTGACGGGCGAGAGGATTAAGTTTTACTAGCTGCAGGTCGCTGAACCGAAGTTTGTAATCAAAATCTGGTACTTCTTTCAGCAGGTTCATGTTGGCGTAGAAATTCATGGTGCCTCCATAACCCGGCACATCTCCCGACGCTTCGACCGGTGAAGGCAGCTTGTTATTCTTGTCTTCTACGTTCCGGATATTCCGAATTTCTCCCTGAAATTTCTGGATAGACAAATCGGCCCGGGGTTGGGTGACCAGACTTGTCAGATTGACCTTACCGTTGATAACCGCGAACCGGTTGATGCTGATGGGCAGCAGTTTTTTCAGGTAAACAGTCCAGTCTACATCGGCTCCAGTTTGGTTACTGGATTCCGTATCACTAAAAGCGAAGTTAATTTTCGGCTCGTAGCATTCGACCTCGCTAACCAGTTTCCCTTTGAAGAGCGACTTCCACTCGACCGATAAATCGGTTTTAGGGATAAAGACAAAGGGCTCTTTTAGCTTGCCATTGATTTTACGAATGTTCAAGTTGTCGAGTTGGTAGGCGCCCCGGATAAGCTGGATATCGATGTCATCGACATGGCCCGTGTAACTCCCCATATCGGCTAATGTTTTATTGACATACCGCAACACGAAATAAGGTAGCAATAACCGGGCGATGATCAGGAGTACGACAAGCGCAAGTATAATTTTTGTTGTTCGTTTCAAAACGTTGACTGACTTGGTGTAACGTTTTGATAAACACGTAATCATACAAATGGTTGGCTCGGTTGCCGGACTTTAAGTTAAAGTCCGGCAACCGAGCCAACCAGGCTTCTATTGTCTTGTATGGTTAGGCACTACCGTCCATTCGGAGAGAACCGGCGCCCATCGAGGGTTGTGTATTTGAAATCAGTAGACCCATTGAACCGGGTATCGTCGAAGTTGGTGCCTCGGGGCAGATGTGTATATTTAAAGTCGGCGTTGCTACTGAAGCGGGCCTGGCTGAAATCGACGCGCTCATCGAATTTGGTGTATTTAAAGTCGGCATATCGCTCGAAGGCTACCCTCCGAAACGACGATGACTCATCGAATTTGGTGTATTTAAAGTCGGCATACTCCCGGAAGGTCGAACCGCTGAAATCGGCCTCATTACGAAATCTG
It encodes:
- a CDS encoding DUF748 domain-containing protein — translated: MKRTTKIILALVVLLIIARLLLPYFVLRYVNKTLADMGSYTGHVDDIDIQLIRGAYQLDNLNIRKINGKLKEPFVFIPKTDLSVEWKSLFKGKLVSEVECYEPKINFAFSDTESSNQTGADVDWTVYLKKLLPISINRFAVINGKVNLTSLVTQPRADLSIQKFQGEIRNIRNVEDKNNKLPSPVEASGDVPGYGGTMNFYANMNLLKEVPDFDYKLRFSDLQLVKLNPLARHYANLDFERGTVSVYSEMAMLNSKLNGYLKPLTKGMQIFKLDEHEGRSIGKFFTELVAQAGTAIFKNQKRDQVATRIPLNGTIDDIKTATWPTIFGVLRNAYIEAFKGEFDNNITLQDAVKSFKDDFKAKRAERKAERKEKRAERKAERQAKRAKRKAEKKEKKK